Proteins co-encoded in one Amaranthus tricolor cultivar Red isolate AtriRed21 chromosome 7, ASM2621246v1, whole genome shotgun sequence genomic window:
- the LOC130817737 gene encoding egg cell-secreted protein 1.3-like, with translation MTLTLRIFITLLLTLTISTFTTAKTRALLNDLSPTESYTRLNSGDDQSSSGCWDSMLKLQSCSGDLIQFFYNGETYLGTDCCNAMIVIVQDCWPVMLNSLGLTSEEIGVLKGYCDASAPSPPSPPIAPGPTKLQIMDQLLN, from the coding sequence ATGACTCTTACACTTAGAATTTTCATCACATTATTATTAACACTAACAATATCCACATTTACGACTGCGAAAACTCGAGCTTTGCTCAATGATCTTAGTCCTACGGAGTCATATACTCGGCTTAACTCGGGCGATGATCAAAGTTCAAGTGGTTGTTGGGACTCAATGCTTAAACTGCAATCATGCTCAGGAGACTTAATTCAGTTTTTCTACAATGGTGAGACTTATTTGGGCACAGATTGTTGCAATGCAATGATCGTCATAGTCCAAGATTGTTGGCCTGTTATGTTAAACTCATTGGGCTTAACTTCAGAAGAAATTGGTGTTCTTAAAGGCTACTGTGATGCTTCTGCTCCAAGCCCACCAAGCCCCCCTATTGCTCCTGGGCCCACTAAGCTTCAGATTATGGATCAACTACTTAATTAG